The proteins below come from a single Odontesthes bonariensis isolate fOdoBon6 chromosome 18, fOdoBon6.hap1, whole genome shotgun sequence genomic window:
- the aste1b gene encoding single-strand DNA endonuclease ASTE1 isoform X1, which produces MGVQGLTTYVEGNRNFLQDVKFRDSRLVIDGCSLYFRLYFSHGLDQQRGGDYDAFTHLLTQFLCSLAACNIQPYVVLDGGIDPSNKKFSTLRQRLQSKIKEADSMSHGRNGCVLPILTRDVFIQVLMQRGIPLFQCPAEADWEIACLAHQWNCPVLTNDSDFFIFDLPGGYLPLQFFQWTNLNGKASYRYISARHYTTNNLCRWFGGMNRELLPLCAVLTGNDYGAPKEAETLLDLIDVSALGGGGGRRRGKSPASRIEGLLIWLSSFSSVAEALEEVSRLMCEEGGRGRRGQMGGLSSQLWAAMQEYHINAQSSLARWFSGGKTAPGGKTSGLAQLPECLSLAAAQGLLAPLAVDALVMQRVLLIPQVENSKLASSHCSSKAIRQAVYGVLLQTDTCNTTPGRDEGTRLAKGGQSKVQISGIRGGTGRAGRGARGRGQWHDVIAQQGVNVTLGMEQSAGTALVQPQGFSTRIFVEEYDRVDLNLKKNQVEAHLPRNHIQLHGLSETPVAVRLVVLLEVLGVKESALDPAPYHLQLAVAVTGFWLREAIPTPSQLLLQALVLGMVYGELSLHKQPGATQRQQAVPQLNWAAERNVWAALDRQRARPGERRGLDIGVAHSFSQWQACLWSALCLNQLLLMPLPQPNLSWLFSGTLVHGLLRYLKGGRAAESLLPGESLSGQLYSSLMEAVRNCSFKTNPSSSASGKKRRGRGRRGRGGRGAQGGGRGDEEINNRFALLMSEEEYDD; this is translated from the exons ATGGGTGTACAGGGTTTGACAACGTATGTGGAGGGGAACAGAAACTTCCTTCAAGATGTGAAGTTCCGGGACAGTCGCCTGGTTATTGATGGCTGCAGTCTGTATTTTCGCCTCTACTTTAGCCACGGCTTGGATCAGCAGCGTGGGGGAGACTACGATGCTTTTACTCACCTGCTCACCCAGTTCCTCTGTTCTTTGGCAGCCTGTAACATCCAGCCGTATGTGGTGCTGGATGGAG GGATTGACCCGAGCAACAAGAAGTTTTCTACACTACGGCAGCGCCTGCAGTCCAAGATAAAGGAGGCGGACAGTATGTCTCATGGCCGTAATGGCTGTGTTCTTCCTATCCTCACAAGAGATGTCTTCATCCAGGTCCTCATGCAAAGAGGAATCCCGCTGTTCCAGTGTCCAGCTGAGGCTGACTGGGAGATCGCATGTTTGGCACACCAGTGGAACTGCCCAGTGCTGACAAATGACAGtgactttttcatctttgaccTTCCAG GTGGTTATCTGCCTCTCCAATTTTTCCAATGGACCAACCTCAACGGAAAAGCATCTTACCGCTACATCTCAGCTCGGCACTATACCACTAACAATTTGTGTCGCTGGTTTGGGGGCATGAACCGCGAGTTGCTACCCTTATGTGCTGTCCTGACTGGTAATGACTATGGTGCTCCAAAAGAGGCCGAGACGCTACTTGATCTGATAGATGTGAGCGCATTAGGAGGAGGTGGTGGCAGACGTAGAGGAAAATCACCCGCTTCCCGTATTGAGGGCCTCCTCATTTGGCTGTCCTCTTTTTCGAGTGTGGCAGAAGCCTTGGAGGAAGTAAGCAGGCTCATGTGTGAGGAGGGTGGTAGAGGCAGGAGAGGCCAGATGGGTGGGCTCAGCTCGCAGCTGTGGGCAGCTATGCAGGAGTACCACATCAACGCTCAAAGCTCCCTGGCTCGCTGGTTCTCTGGAGGCAAGACAGCTCCGGGGGGGAAGACATCTGGTCTGGCACAGCTGCCAGAGTGTCTGTCGCTGGCTGCAGCACAGGGACTGTTGGCCCCCTTGGCTGTTGATGCTTTGGTGATGCAGAGAGTCCTGCTCATCCCGCAGGTGGAGAATAGTAAGCTAGCCAGCAGCCACTGTAGTTCTAAAGCCATACGCCAGGCTGTGTACGGGGTGTTACTGCAGACAGACACGTGCAATACAACTCCAGGAAGAGATGAAGGCACACGGCTAGCAAAAGGAGGACAAAGCAAAGTCCAAATATCAGGAATAAGAGGTGGTACAGGTAGAGCGGGGAGGGGGGCTAGAGGTAGGGGTCAGTGGCACGATGTAATTGCACAGCAAGGGGTAAATGTAACATTAGGTATGGAACAATCAGCTGGTACGGCGTTAGTGCAACCGCAGGGTTTTAGCACCCGAATTTTTGTTGAAGAGTATGATCGTGTGGACCTAAACTTGAAGAAAAACCAAGTGGAGGCACATCTCCCTCGGAACCATATACAACTACATGGGCTtagtgag ACTCCTGTGGCAGTTCGACTTGTTGTCCTGCTTGAAGTCTTGGGGGTGAAGGAGTCTGCCCTGGATCCTGCCCCTTACCACCTGCAGCTGGCTGTAGCAGTGACAGGATTCTGGTTGCGGGAGGCCATACCAACACCCTCACAGCTCCTACTGCAGGCTTTGGTGCTTGGCATGGTTTATGGAGAGCTGTCCTTGCACAAGCAGCCTGGAGCTACCCAACGCCAACAGGCCG TCCCACAGCTTAACTGGGCTGCAGAGCGAAATGTGTGGGCGGCGCTGGATCGACAACGAGCGAGGCCAGGGGAGAGGCGGGGGCTGGATATCGGGGTGGCTCACAGTTTCAGCCAGTGGCAGGCCTGTCTCTGGAGCGCACTGTGTCTCAATCAGCTATTACTGATGCCGCTGCCTCAACCAAATCTCTCGTG GTTGTTCAGCGGCACCTTGGTACACGGCCTCCTCAGGTATTTGAAAGGGGGCCGGGCTGCTGAGTCCCTACTGCCTGGAGAATCCTTATCTGGACAACTTTACTCCTCCCTGATGGAGGCTGTGAGGAATTGCAGCTTCAAAACAAATCCCTCCTCTTCTGCATCGGGGAAGAAGAGGAGAGGCAGAGGCAGGAGAGGAAGAGGTGGAAGAGGAGCGCAGGGTGGGGGGAGAGGTGACGaggagataaataacaggtttGCTCTCCTTATGAGTGAGGAGGAGTATGACGATTGA
- the aste1b gene encoding single-strand DNA endonuclease ASTE1 isoform X2 yields the protein MSHGRNGCVLPILTRDVFIQVLMQRGIPLFQCPAEADWEIACLAHQWNCPVLTNDSDFFIFDLPGGYLPLQFFQWTNLNGKASYRYISARHYTTNNLCRWFGGMNRELLPLCAVLTGNDYGAPKEAETLLDLIDVSALGGGGGRRRGKSPASRIEGLLIWLSSFSSVAEALEEVSRLMCEEGGRGRRGQMGGLSSQLWAAMQEYHINAQSSLARWFSGGKTAPGGKTSGLAQLPECLSLAAAQGLLAPLAVDALVMQRVLLIPQVENSKLASSHCSSKAIRQAVYGVLLQTDTCNTTPGRDEGTRLAKGGQSKVQISGIRGGTGRAGRGARGRGQWHDVIAQQGVNVTLGMEQSAGTALVQPQGFSTRIFVEEYDRVDLNLKKNQVEAHLPRNHIQLHGLSETPVAVRLVVLLEVLGVKESALDPAPYHLQLAVAVTGFWLREAIPTPSQLLLQALVLGMVYGELSLHKQPGATQRQQAVPQLNWAAERNVWAALDRQRARPGERRGLDIGVAHSFSQWQACLWSALCLNQLLLMPLPQPNLSWLFSGTLVHGLLRYLKGGRAAESLLPGESLSGQLYSSLMEAVRNCSFKTNPSSSASGKKRRGRGRRGRGGRGAQGGGRGDEEINNRFALLMSEEEYDD from the exons ATGTCTCATGGCCGTAATGGCTGTGTTCTTCCTATCCTCACAAGAGATGTCTTCATCCAGGTCCTCATGCAAAGAGGAATCCCGCTGTTCCAGTGTCCAGCTGAGGCTGACTGGGAGATCGCATGTTTGGCACACCAGTGGAACTGCCCAGTGCTGACAAATGACAGtgactttttcatctttgaccTTCCAG GTGGTTATCTGCCTCTCCAATTTTTCCAATGGACCAACCTCAACGGAAAAGCATCTTACCGCTACATCTCAGCTCGGCACTATACCACTAACAATTTGTGTCGCTGGTTTGGGGGCATGAACCGCGAGTTGCTACCCTTATGTGCTGTCCTGACTGGTAATGACTATGGTGCTCCAAAAGAGGCCGAGACGCTACTTGATCTGATAGATGTGAGCGCATTAGGAGGAGGTGGTGGCAGACGTAGAGGAAAATCACCCGCTTCCCGTATTGAGGGCCTCCTCATTTGGCTGTCCTCTTTTTCGAGTGTGGCAGAAGCCTTGGAGGAAGTAAGCAGGCTCATGTGTGAGGAGGGTGGTAGAGGCAGGAGAGGCCAGATGGGTGGGCTCAGCTCGCAGCTGTGGGCAGCTATGCAGGAGTACCACATCAACGCTCAAAGCTCCCTGGCTCGCTGGTTCTCTGGAGGCAAGACAGCTCCGGGGGGGAAGACATCTGGTCTGGCACAGCTGCCAGAGTGTCTGTCGCTGGCTGCAGCACAGGGACTGTTGGCCCCCTTGGCTGTTGATGCTTTGGTGATGCAGAGAGTCCTGCTCATCCCGCAGGTGGAGAATAGTAAGCTAGCCAGCAGCCACTGTAGTTCTAAAGCCATACGCCAGGCTGTGTACGGGGTGTTACTGCAGACAGACACGTGCAATACAACTCCAGGAAGAGATGAAGGCACACGGCTAGCAAAAGGAGGACAAAGCAAAGTCCAAATATCAGGAATAAGAGGTGGTACAGGTAGAGCGGGGAGGGGGGCTAGAGGTAGGGGTCAGTGGCACGATGTAATTGCACAGCAAGGGGTAAATGTAACATTAGGTATGGAACAATCAGCTGGTACGGCGTTAGTGCAACCGCAGGGTTTTAGCACCCGAATTTTTGTTGAAGAGTATGATCGTGTGGACCTAAACTTGAAGAAAAACCAAGTGGAGGCACATCTCCCTCGGAACCATATACAACTACATGGGCTtagtgag ACTCCTGTGGCAGTTCGACTTGTTGTCCTGCTTGAAGTCTTGGGGGTGAAGGAGTCTGCCCTGGATCCTGCCCCTTACCACCTGCAGCTGGCTGTAGCAGTGACAGGATTCTGGTTGCGGGAGGCCATACCAACACCCTCACAGCTCCTACTGCAGGCTTTGGTGCTTGGCATGGTTTATGGAGAGCTGTCCTTGCACAAGCAGCCTGGAGCTACCCAACGCCAACAGGCCG TCCCACAGCTTAACTGGGCTGCAGAGCGAAATGTGTGGGCGGCGCTGGATCGACAACGAGCGAGGCCAGGGGAGAGGCGGGGGCTGGATATCGGGGTGGCTCACAGTTTCAGCCAGTGGCAGGCCTGTCTCTGGAGCGCACTGTGTCTCAATCAGCTATTACTGATGCCGCTGCCTCAACCAAATCTCTCGTG GTTGTTCAGCGGCACCTTGGTACACGGCCTCCTCAGGTATTTGAAAGGGGGCCGGGCTGCTGAGTCCCTACTGCCTGGAGAATCCTTATCTGGACAACTTTACTCCTCCCTGATGGAGGCTGTGAGGAATTGCAGCTTCAAAACAAATCCCTCCTCTTCTGCATCGGGGAAGAAGAGGAGAGGCAGAGGCAGGAGAGGAAGAGGTGGAAGAGGAGCGCAGGGTGGGGGGAGAGGTGACGaggagataaataacaggtttGCTCTCCTTATGAGTGAGGAGGAGTATGACGATTGA
- the smarcc1b gene encoding SWI/SNF complex subunit SMARCC1b — MATMSGGTNLGIPGTSQASCGIFAQRKKDSSPSARFWESPDTLAQLEVVRQWIGKHYKKYVLVDAPSCQALAAVTLQLLQFQEDAFGRQAVSPALTKLPAHCFMDLRPGGGLCHILGTAYKFKVEQGWRRFDFQNPSRTERNVEMFGAIEKAAIQSNCMTLPMVYLDPIVDEELTSRLTGIIIKHQGSITEDRSTASHHVYNSPVSTEEDEWMRPVMRKDKHVLVHWGMHPDSYDSWLSTSDVEGEVEELPHTERPWRVHAGWVLDTDVFNEWMNEEDYCVNERNVPVILRRRIHLQDDQDTKSNPPKKRRHSPSPPSSESRKKGKKGRRRGQQEEEPEEDLTKDMEDPTPVPNMEEVVLPKNVNLKKDSENTPVKGGIMADLDEQEDDFPGREDEEGRGEMPRLSEGEENITEQTHHIIIPSYTSWFNYNSIHSIEKRALPEFFNGKNKSKSPEIFLAYRNFMIDTYRLNPQEYLSSTSCRRNLTGDVCALIRVHSFLEQWGMINYQVDAESRPLPMGPPPTPHFNVLADTPSGLAPLQHKPLQVSASQHMLYFPEKSREKPSDCQNFGLRSDIYARKHPKTKGANAGREWTEQETLLLLEALEVYRDDWNKVSEHVGSRTQDECILHFLRLPIEDPYLEDSSASLGPLAYQPVPFSQSENPVMSTVAFLASVVDPRVASAAAKAALEEFSKVQEESMDKASEVSNQLEKTDAMDAEKLDSNPHQVPLRVDGVKVEPDISKAEGDPVKREHVENILAEETDGGGDEDESISRKEGDGDDGRGVMELDLVEGSVATAAAAALGSAATKAKHLAAVEERKIKSLVALLVETQMKKLEIKLRHFEELETIMDREKEALEQQRQQLLTERQTFHTEQLKQAEIKVRQQREQQGQPGYTMPLSGQPMPNRMMPGGGITQTMAPRNPGAPNGMYPSSQPDGIAPAQTGPPSSSHS, encoded by the exons ATGGCTACAATGTCAGGAGGAACAAACCTCGGGATTCCTGGGACAAGCCAAGCCAGCTGCGGGATATTTGCGCAGCGGAAAAAAGACAGCAGCCCTTCCGCTAGATTCTGGGAGAGCCCGGATACTTTAGCACAGCTGGAGGTGGTGAGACAGTGGATCGGGAAGCACTACAAAAAG TATGTGTTGGTGGATGCCCCATCTTGTCAGGCTCTGGCTGCAGTCACCCTGCAGCTTCTCCAGTTTCAGGAGGATGCCTTTGGCCGACAAGCTGTCAGCCCTGCACTCACAAAACTGCCC GCACATTGTTTCATGGACCTGCGGCCAGGAGGGGGGCTTTGCCACATTCTTGGCACTGCTTACAAGTTCAAGGTTGAACAGGGCTG GCGAAGGTTTGACTTCCAGAATCCATCAAGAACAGAAAGGAATGTAGAGATGTTTGGTGCGATTGAAAAAGCCGCAATCCAG AGCAACTGTATGACTCTGCCGATGGTATATCTGGATCCTATTGTGGATGAGGAGCTGACcagcagactgactggtatcaTCATCAAACACCAG GGTTCCATCACTGAGGACAGATCTACCGCCAGTCATCATGTTTACAACTCGCCTGTTTCCACAGAGGAGG ATGAGTGGATGCGTCCTGTTATGCGAAAAGACAAGCATGTCTTGGTACATTGGGGCATGCACCCTGACAG TTATGACAGTTGGCTGTCCACAAGTGATGTTGAGGGAGAGGTTGAAGAGCtgccacacacagaaaggccatGGAGG GTGCATGCTGGTTGGGTTTTGGATACAGATGTCTTCAATGAGTGGATGAATGAGGAGGACTACTGTGTAAATGAGAGGAATGTACCAGTCATCCTCCGCCGGCGCATTCACCTCCAAGACGACCAG GATACCAAGTCCAACCCGCCTAAAAAGAGAAGACACTCAccatctcctccttcctctgaaTCCAGGAAGAAAGGAAAGAAGGG GAGAAGGCGTGGGCAACAAGAGGAAGAGCCAGAAGAAGACCTGACCAAAGACATGGAGGACCCTACACCTGTGCCTAACATGGAGGAGGTCGTACTACCCAAAAATG TGAACCTGAAGAAAGACAGTGAGAATACTCCGGTGAAAGGAGGGATCATGGCTGACCTTG aTGAACAGGAGGATGATTTTCCAGGACGG gAAGATGAGGAGGGAAGAGGAGAGATGCCACGTCTATCGGAGGGagaagaaaacatcacagagcaaacGCATCATATTATAATACCAAGCTACACATCTTGGTTCAATTACAACAG CATTCACTCGATAGAGAAACGTGCACTGCCTGAATTCTTCAATGGAAAGAACAAATCAAAATCTCCTGAAAT CTTCCTGGCATATCGGAACTTCATGATCGACACGTATCGGCTCAACCCCCAGGAATACCTCAGCTCAACGTCCTGTCGACGCAACCTCACTGGAGACGTCTGCGCCCTCATTAG GGTCCATTCGTTTTTGGAACAGTGGGGTATGATCAACTACCAAGTGGATGCAGAGAGCAGACCCCTCCCTATGGGACCTCCTCCCACCCCTCATTTCAACGTACTGGCCGACACGCCATCTGGCTTGGCCCCCTTACAGCACAAACCCCTACAG GTGTCAGCCTCCCAGCACATGCTCTATTTTCCAGAGAAGAGCAGAGAGAAACCTTCAGACTGCCAGAACTTTGGGCTGCGATCCGATATCTACGCCAGGAAACACCCTAAG ACTAAAGGAGCGAATGCAGGAAGAGAATGGACGGAGCAGGAGACGCTCTTATTACTGGAG GCCTTAGAGGTCTACAGAGACGACTGGAACAAAGTATCGGAGCACGTGGGCTCCAGAACGCAGGACGAATGTATCCTCCACTTTCTTCGTCTGCCAATTGAAGACCCTTACCTGGAGGACTCATCAGCCTCTCTGGGACCTTTAGCCTATCAACCGGTGCCTTTCAGCCAATCGGAAAACCCTGTTATGAGCACTGTGGCCTTCCTGGCATCTGTGGTGGATCCACGTGTGGCATCGGCTGCAGCTAAGGCTGCACTGG AGGAGTTCTCCAAAGTACAGGAGGAATCGATGGATAAAGCTTCTGAAGTATCCAACCAGCTAGAAAAAACAg ATGCGATGGATGCCGAAAAACTGGACTCCAATCCCCATCAG GTCCCTCTGAGGGTGGACGGGGTCAAGGTGGAACCTGACATTTCAAAAGCGGAGGGAGATCCAGTCAAAAGAGAACATGTGGAAAATATACTTGCTGAGGAGACAGATG GAGGGGGAGATGAAGACGAGAGCATAAGCCGGAAGGAGGGAGATGGAGATGATGGGAGGGGAGTGATGGAGCTGGACCTAGTGGAGGGCAGCGTTGCCACGGCGGCGGCAGCTGCTCTGGGCTCAGCTGCGACAAAAGCCAAG CACTTGGCAGCAGTAGAAGAGAGGAAGATCAAGTCCCTCGTGGCTCTGCTGGTGGAGACACAGATGAAGAAGCTGGAAATCAAGCTGAGACACTTCGAAGAGCTGGAGACCATCATGGACCGAGAGAAAGAGGCT ctggagcagcagcgGCAACAGCTCTTGACTGAGAGACAGACTTTCCACACTGAGCAGCTGAAGCAGGCAGAGATTAAAGTCCGCCAGCAGAGGGAGCAGCAGGGGCAGCCAGGTTACACGATGCCGCTATCAG GCCAGCCCATGCCCAACCGGATGATGCCTGGTGGGGGAATCACCCAGACGATGGCCCCACGAAACCCTGGGGCTCCCAATGGCATGT ACCCATCCTCACAGCCTGATGGGATAGCACCTGCTCAGACCGGTCCTCCATCGTCCAGTCACAGCTGA